Proteins from one Mercurialis annua linkage group LG7, ddMerAnnu1.2, whole genome shotgun sequence genomic window:
- the LOC126656029 gene encoding F-box/LRR-repeat protein At4g14103-like: MDKYIILPLLILFHKRQESFIILVPKGLQISFNNSTSPYICNTTLCCFYSLMNKYFPLIMDSSEFNQFATTCSSDFDSDDYNFNHKRPKKKQRTEDNSFFSRGDSFYTALQSTSRTSSSSESEAMVDDLLVYDQFSNLPDDIIHQIMFNLGNKDLAGLNLTSRRFRDLCLTRPCPVFDSTKHLSNKLKRHEFILHITNFFANRKKVKSNKEIKRFSLRWHCQGERNHLVDERSLVEQWIDEVVDSSFSVRELVLHLGWPERKLSRPFLLPVNQSLKYLELSVYGDTLTLPSVNPNSDMISLERLSMFMVKVDENQNLGEWISQSCKKLNRLVLNNCVGFSNLEIKSDSIEHLAYECTSKNLNNEFLGLHISAPNLKQLHITWKLLPSNNKSVTLHTPNLEFLNWNCYPVQNCDMGQLNSLKRASVSFPLPSLHQLPRRHISANGLSKLMQSIQAVKFLNLNSLYIETLFIKGFKSVEFRNLETLKLEFYSEMDNKQLGMISWFLKTARNLELISTSIYGGRNVYTPVSKPLEFQNLPISEFQNRIARMKF, from the coding sequence ATGGATAAGTACATTATCTTACCATTATTAATCCTATTTCACAAAAGACAGGAGTCCTTTATTATCCTTGTACCAAAAGGACTCCAAATCAGTTTCAATAATTCAACTTCACCATATATATGTAACACAACCCTTTGCTGTTTCTATTcattaatgaataaatattttCCGCTTATTATGGATTCTTCAGAATTCAATCAATTCGCTACTACTTGTTCAAGTGATTTTGATTCTGACGACTACAACTTTAATCATAAGCGACCGAAGAAAAAACAGAGAACCGAAGACAATTCTTTTTTCAGTCGTGGAGATTCTTTTTATACCGCATTGCAATCAACTTCAAGAACTTCATCATCTTCGGAATCGGAAGCAATGGTTGATGATTTGTTAGTGTATGATCAATTTAGTAATCTTCCTGATGATATCATCCACCAAATTATGTTCAACCTTGGAAATAAAGACTTGGCTGGTCTTAATTTGACATCGCGGAGGTTCAGAGATTTGTGTCTTACGAGACCTTGTCCGGTGTTTGATTCCACAAAACATCTTTCTAATAAATTGAAACGCCATGAGTTTATTTTACATATTACTAACTTTTTCGCGAACCGTAAAAAGGTTAAGAGCAATAAGGAGATAAAGCGGTTTTCTCTTCGTTGGCATTGTCAGGGTGAGCGTAATCATCTTGTCGATGAACGTAGTTTGGTAGAGCAGTGGATTGATGAAGTGGTGGATTCCAGTTTCAGTGTTCGCGAGCTTGTTCTTCACCTTGGTTGGCCGGAGAGAAAGCTGAGCAGACCGTTTTTGCTTCCTGTAAACCAATCGTTGAAGTATTTGGAATTATCCGTGTATGGAGACACTCTGACATTACCGTCTGTTAATCCAAACTCTGATATGATCTCGCTGGAGAGATTGTCGATGTTTATGGTAAAAGTTGACGAGAATCAGAATCTTGGCGAATGGATTTCGCAATCTTGCAAGAAACTTAATAGATTAGTCTTGAACAATTGTGTTGGTTTCAGTAATCTCGAGATAAAAAGCGATTCCATCGAACATCTCGCGTACGAATGCACAAGTAAAAATCTAAATAATGAATTTCTCGGTTTGCATATTTCAGCTCCGAATCTAAAACAACTGCACATAACTTGGAAATTATTGCCATCTAATAATAAATCCGTAACACTCCATACCCCGAATCTTGAATTTCTGAACTGGAATTGTTATCCTGTACAGAATTGTGATATGGGCCAACTCAACTCGCTAAAGCGTGCTTCTGTTTCGTTTCCATTGCCATCGCTGCATCAACTACCTCGCCGTCATATTAGTGCCAATGGTTTGAGCAAGCTGATGCAGTCTATACAAGCTGTTAAATTTCTGAATTTGAACAGTTTGTATATAGAGACATTGTTCATAAAAGGTTTTAAGTCTGTTGAGTTCAGAAACTTGGAGACATTGAAACTGGAATTTTATAGTGAAATGGACAATAAACAATTGGGCATGATATCTTGGTTTCTGAAAACAGCAAGAAATCTGGAATTAATTAGCACTTCCATATACGGCGGCCGTAACGTTTACACACCTGTTAGTAAACCTCTCGAGTTTCAGAATCTACCCATTTCAGAGTTTCAGAATCGGATAGCCCGTATGAAATTCTGA
- the LOC130014859 gene encoding uncharacterized protein LOC130014859 — protein MDSSRFNQLSITNSSDFNPDNSSLNHKRQIKNSSGDPTEFFKKQRIGDNGFFRFSDAFYNALLSTSTTSSESEAMVDNLLVDDQFSNLPDDIIHQIISDLENKDLAGLNLTSRRFRDLCLTRPCPIFDSTKHLSNRLQRHEFILHITNFFAKRKKVKSNKEIKRFSLRWHCQDERNHLVDERILVEQWIDEVLDSSFSVRELVLHLGWPERKLSRPFLLPVNQSLKYLELYLYGKNLTLPSVNPNSDMVSLEKLSLFMVKVDENQNLGEWISQSCKKLNRLVLNDCAGLSNLEIKSDSIEQLTYECTSEINEFLGFHISATNLKQLHITWKFLPSNNKSVTLHTPNLEFLNWNCYPVQNCDIDQLNSLKRASVSFPSPSLIHLPRGHISANGLSKLMQSIQAVKFLNLNSLYIETLFINGFESIEFRNLEKLQVEYYGKMDGKQLGMIYSFLKTARNLELVSTSIYGGRNIFTPVSKSLEFQNLPISEFQNRIARMKFWKTKFASNG, from the coding sequence ATGGATTCTTCAAGATTCAATCAACTGAGTATTACTAATTCAAGCGATTTTAATCCTGACAACTCCAGCCTTAATCACAAGCGACAGATCAAAAACTCAAGTGGTGATCCTACCGAGTTCTTTAAAAAACAGCGAATCGGAGACAATGGTTTTTTCCGTTTCAGTGATGCTTTTTATAACGCATTGCTATCAACTTCAACAACTTCATCGGAATCGGAAGCAATGGTAGATAATTTGTTAGTGGATGATCAATTTAGTAATCTTCCTGACGATATCATCCACCAAATTATTTCAGACCTTGAAAACAAAGACTTGGCTGGTCTTAATTTGACTTCGCGGAGGTTCAGAGATTTATGTCTTACGAGACCTTGTCCGATATTTGATTCTACAAAACATCTTTCAAATAGATTGCAACGCCATGAGTTTATATTACATATTACTAACTTTTTCGCTAAGCGTAAAAAGGTTAAGAGCAATAAGGAGATAAAGCGATTTTCTCTTCGTTGGCATTGTCAGGATGAGCGTAATCATCTTGTCGATGAACGTATTTTGGTAGAGCAGTGGATTGATGAAGTGCTGGATTCCAGTTTCAGTGTTCGCGAGCTTGTTCTTCACCTTGGTTGGCCGGAGAGAAAGCTGAGCAGACCGTTTTTGCTTCCTGTAAACCAATCGTTAAAGTATTTGGAATTATATTTGTATGGAAAAAATCTGACATTACCGTCTGTTAATCCGAATTCTGATATGGTCTCCCTGGAGAAGTTGTCGCTGTTTATGGTAAAAGTTGACGAGAATCAGAATCTGGGCGAATGGATTTCACAGTCTTGCAAGAAACTTAATAGATTAGTCTTAAACGACTGTGCTGGGTTAAGTAATCTCGAGATAAAAAGCGATTCCATCGAACAGCTCACATACGAATGCACGAGTGAGATTAATGAATTTCTCGGTTTTCATATTTCAGCTACGAATCTAAAACAATTGCATATAACTTGGAAATTCTTGCCATCTAATAATAAATCTGTAACACTCCATACCCCGAATCTTGAATTTCTGAACTGGAATTGTTATCCTGTACAGAATTGTGATATAGACCAACTCAACTCGCTAAAGCGTGCTTCTGTTTCGTTTCCATCGCCATCGCTGATTCATCTACCTCGCGGTCATATTAGTGCCAATGGTTTGAGCAAGCTGATGCAGTCTATACAAGCTGTTAAATTCCTGAATTTGAACAGTTTGTATATAGAGACattgtttataaacggtttTGAGTCTATTGAGTTCAGGAATTTGGAGAAGTTGCAAGTGGAATATTATGGCAAAATGGACGGTAAACAATTGGGCATGATATATTCGTTTCTGAAAACAGCAAGAAATCTGGAATTAGTTAGCACTTCCATATACGGCGGCCGTAACATTTTCACACCTGTTAGTAAATCTCTCGAGTTTCAGAATCTACCCATTTCAGAGTTTCAGAATCGGATAGCCCGTATGAAATTCTGGAAAACTAAATTTGCAAGTAATGGATAG
- the LOC126654842 gene encoding auxin-responsive protein SAUR32-like — MEFPGGKAKKGNLIIKTWERCKSFGGGGNSPLAALTKKSKSLPKLCLHASIDPDDDEKMRNSSSRKRRVAPEGCFSVYVGEEKQRFVIKTEYANHPLFKILLEEAESEYGYNPEGPLVLPCNVDTFRKVVVAMDSDEDEYEQTVHRRSQGCGFSKGYGSYRLLVSPSRMIALNQF; from the coding sequence aTGGAGTTTCCGGGTGGAAAGGCGAAAAAAGGAAATCTGATCATCAAGACGTGGGAGAGATGCAAATCATTCGGCGGGGGCGGAAATAGCCCGTTGGCCGCTCTGACAAAAAAGAGCAAATCCCTGCCGAAACTATGTCTCCACGCCTCGATCGACCCCGATGATGACGAAAAAATGAGAAATAGTAGTTCAAGAAAACGAAGAGTGGCGCCCGAAGGTTGTTTTTCGGTATATGTAGGAGAAGAAAAACAAAGATTTGTAATAAAGACGGAGTATGCGAATCATCCGCTTTTCAAGATTCTACTCGAAGAAGCTGAATCCGAATACGGGTATAATCCTGAAGGTCCGCTTGTTCTTCCATGCAACGTTGACACGTTTCGTAAGGTTGTTGTGGCTATGGATTCTGACGAGGACGAGTATGAACAAACTGTTCATCGCCGTTCTCAAGGATGCGGATTTTCTAAGGGTTATGGTTCGTATCGTCTTCTAGTTAGCCCGTCTCGAATGATTGCTCTGAATCAGTTTTGA